The following are from one region of the Salvia hispanica cultivar TCC Black 2014 chromosome 1, UniMelb_Shisp_WGS_1.0, whole genome shotgun sequence genome:
- the LOC125213862 gene encoding F-box/kelch-repeat protein SKIP25-like: MEAAKKHCKNIDGNDLQTEHVLLPGLPNHLASLCLATLPPSLLYRVCILWRRFIYSPNFPPFYSLYALLAPTSPAPDSACQIHSASFFCFDPVAWKWRSLPSPPTSGSPLCMLSRHPSYISRILPVQSIAASGHLLVIAANTHKFLPALSHPLLFNPLSSKWSLGPPFTSPRRWCVAGSMDTSVYVASGTGAHYQRDVARSLERWDMSKKEAEWMWETRTACKDAKLSREAIEAIGYRGKLCMVNIKGRALKEGAVYNISMNKWEQMPRGMLGGWSGPATTDDQFMYVVDQETGSLSKYDPENDCWEEFVGPSNHLKGSQHISAGRGKVCAVSDDGSKIFVVDISATAIARPHNVWTLEPPEGMEVIAVHILPRMSTHQSC, encoded by the coding sequence ATGGAAGCTGCAAAGAAGCACTGCAAAAACATCGATGGGAACGACTTGCAAACCGAGCATGTCCTACTCCCCGGCTTGCCTAACCATCTAGCCTCCCTTTGTCTTGCAACTCTGCCACCTTCCCTCCTTTACCGAGTCTGCATTTTATGGCGCCGCTTCATCTATTCTCCCAACTTCCCTCCTTTCTACTCTCTTTACGCACTTCTAGCACCAACCTCCCCTGCACCGGACTctgcatgccaaatccactCGGCTAGTTTCTTCTGCTTCGACCCCGTTGCATGGAAGTGGAGATCCCTTCCAAGCCCCCCCACTTCTGGCTCACCTCTCTGCATGCTAAGCCGGCATCCTTCTTACATATCAAGGATCCTTCCAGTCCAATCTATCGCGGCATCAGGCCATCTACTTGTCATAGCTGCCAACACTCACAAATTTCTCCCAGCACTGAGCCATCCACTACTATTCAACCCTCTTTCCAGCAAGTGGAGCCTTGGGCCTCCGTTTACCTCTCCAAGGCGTTGGTGCGTCGCTGGCTCAATGGACACCTCAGTGTACGTGGCAAGTGGGACGGGCGCACACTACCAAAGAGATgtggcaagatctcttgagaGATGGGACATGTCAAAGAAGGAAGCAGAGTGGATGTGGGAGACGAGGACAGCGTGTAAAGACGCAAAGCTTAGTAGAGAAGCCATTGAAGCGATCGGGTACAGAGGGAAACTCTGCATGGTAAACATAAAGGGGAGGGCGCTGAAAGAAGGCGCTGTGTACAACATTTCGATGAATAAATGGGAGCAAATGCCGAGGGGGATGCTTGGGGGATGGTCAGGACCAGCAACGACAGACGACCAATTTATGTATGTGGTAGATCAGGAAACTGGAAGCCTGAGCAAGTATGATCCGGAAAATGATTGCTGGGAAGAGTTTGTTGGGCCTTCGAATCACCTGAAAGGATCTCAGCATATATCTGCAGGCCGTGGAAAAGTTTGCGCTGTTTCAGATGATGGCTCCAAGATTTTTGTGGTGGACATCTCAGCAACTGCAATTGCAAGGCCTCATAACGTTTGGACATTGGAGCCACCTGAAGGTATGGAAGTCATCGCAGTCCACATATTACCAAGGATGAGCACTCATCAGTCTTGTTGA